A single genomic interval of Lepidochelys kempii isolate rLepKem1 chromosome 13, rLepKem1.hap2, whole genome shotgun sequence harbors:
- the HRH3 gene encoding histamine H3 receptor, translated as MDSSLQDWPLSAPAAEGKGAGDQLLGPGRFGATWTIALAALMALLIVTTVVGNALVMLAFVVDSSLRTQNNYFLLNLAISDFLVGAFCIPLYVPYVLTGRWAFGKSFCKLWLVIDYLLCTSSVFNIVLISYDRFLSVTRAVTYRAQQGNTKQAVLKMVMVWVLAFLLYGPAIISWEYVTGQSIIPDGECYAEFFYNWYFLMTASTLEFFTPFISVLFFNLSIYLNIQKRTKIRLDIFHEVQSQSFMEEMEMSPEGKLSLKCCKWDQKEPGETLDLPKCETQQGAANASQSVKDSQISNSKSSGPFGEKSRSFNKRGYKHSASTMSLEKRMKMVSQSITQRFRLSRDKKVAKSLAVIVSIFGLCWAPYTLLMIIRAACHGHCIPDYWYEISFWLLWINSAVNPVLYPLCHYSFRRAFIKLLCPKKLKIQPHNSLQHCWK; from the exons ATGGACAGCAGCCTGCAAGACTGGCCCCTCAGCGCCCCAGCGGCCGAAGGCAAAGGAGCCGGGGACCAGCTGCTGGGGCCGGGCAGGTTCGGGGCCACGTGGACCATCGCGTTGGCCGCGCTCATGGCTCTGCTGATCGTGACCACCGTGGTTGGGAACGCGCTGGTCATGCTGGCTTTCGTGGTGGACTCCAGCCTGCGGACCCAGAACAATTACTTCCTCCTCAACCTGGCCATCTCAGATTTCCTAGTAG GTGCCTTTTGTATTCCCTTGTATGTGCCCTATGTGCTGACAGGAAGATGGGCCTTTGGGAAAAGCTTCTGCAAGCTCTGGCTGGTAATTGATTATCTGCTCTGCACCTCTTCAGTCTTCAACATTGTACTGATTAGCTATGACAGATTCCTCTCTGTGACAAGAGCG GTCACATACCGAGCTCAGCAAGGTAATACCAAGCAAGCAGTGCTGAAGATGGTAATGGTGTGGGTCTTAGCTTTCCTGCTCTATGGACCTGCAATTATCAGCTGGGAATATGTAACAGGCCAGAGCATCATACCTGATGGGGAATGCTATGCTGAATTTTTCTACAACTGGTATTTTCTCATGACGGCCTCCACACTGGAGTTTTTCACCCCTTTCATCAGTGTATTGTTTTTCAACTTGAGCATTTACCTGAACATTCAGAAACGCACCAAAATCCGCCTAGACATCTTCCACGAAGTACAAAGCCAGTCGTTCATGGAAGAGATGGAAATGAGCCCGGAAGGAAAGCTTTCCCTAAAATGCTGTAAGTGGGACCAGAAAGAGCCAGGTGAAACCCTAGACCTTCCTAAATGTGAAACACAACAAGGAGCTGCCAATGCCAGTCAGAGTGTGAAAGACTCACAGATATCAAACTCAAAGAGCTCTGGGCCCTTTGGTGAGAAATCAAGGTCTTTCAACAAGAGGGGCTATAAACACTCAGCATCTACAATGTCTTTAGAGAAACGGATGAAGATGGTCTCCCAGAGCATCACACAGCGTTTCAGGCTCTCCAGAGACAAGAAGGTGGCAAAATCACTGGCAGTTATAGTGAGCATTTTTGGGCTTTGCTGGGCACCATACACCCTCCTCATGATCATCCGAGCTGCTTGCCATGGCCACTGCATCCCTGATTACTGGTATGAGATTTCCTTCTGGCTCCTGTGGATCAACTCTGCTGTTAATCCTGTCCTGTATCCCCTCTGCCACTACAGTTTTAGAAGAGCTTTCATTAAACTCCTGTGCCCCAAGAAGCTAAAGATCCAACCTCACAATTCCCTCCAACACTGCTGGAAGTGA